In Apostichopus japonicus isolate 1M-3 chromosome 3, ASM3797524v1, whole genome shotgun sequence, a single genomic region encodes these proteins:
- the LOC139960882 gene encoding uncharacterized protein, whose product MDTPSVDKKITESFLSGGNHTTLAQADSTKLLKEEPFGNKHIRVVNNMSMFISENDYPIDLRKTLKSEPHLRDPDLTVAGSPTSSFKPQTPNVGKCQPKRHRARTRHNYQRHPKPPYSYIALIAMAIRESPTGRMTLAEINEFLMNRFPFFRGTYTGWKNSVRHNLSLNECFQKILRDPTRPWGKDNYWTLKETAEFAFTDGIFSRRRRRSNGKPDEDPHLVVPNLSEMVENKIKSKSFHIENILGNRDSDVTTAANSTVDRPPSRGGETSSSPPIQGETSITGRSSAEDVHGCIPDKPSVNRQLLPLQRGQYVNPAIALQMMWQQRQALQLQAAAQFNPFVTQIDTETFLKHQSLQLKGRVTPNPHGSPLPPMTSQFPPFYPMHPMVPADPAILASLYGMKIVPVYR is encoded by the coding sequence ATGGATACGCCATCAGTTGACAAGAAAATTACAGAGAGTTTTCTTTCGGGAGGAAACCATACGACGTTAGCCCAAGCCGATTCCACGAAATTACTGAAAGAAGAACCGTTCGGTAACAAGCATATCAGAGTAGTTAACAATATGTCGATGTTTATATCAGAAAATGATTATCCGATAGATTtaagaaaaactttgaaatCAGAGCCTCACTTACGGGACCCGGACCTGACTGTTGCGGGAAGTCCCACTTCTTCTTTCAAACCACAGACTCCTAATGTTGGCAAGTGTCAACCCAAACGACACCGGGCCCGGACCCGTCATAACTACCAGAGACACCCCAAGCCCCCTTATTCTTACATCGCTCTGATTGCCATGGCGATCCGGGAATCGCCGACGGGAAGGATGACGCTAGCGGAAATCAACGAATTTCTCATGAATCGGTTCCCATTCTTTCGCGGTACCTACACGGGCTGGAAAAACTCGGTGCGTCACAATCTCTCGTTGAATGAATGTTTTCAGAAGATTTTAAGAGACCCCACCAGACCATGGGGTAAAGATAACTATTGGACATTGAAAGAAACAGCGGAGTTTGCATTCACCGACGGCATCTTCTCTCGTCGTAGGAGACGATCTAATGGCAAACCCGACGAAGATCCTCACCTAGTCGTGCCAAATCTTTCCGAGATGGTCGAAAACAAGATCAAGAGCAAATCTTTTCACATTGAGAATATACTTGGCAACCGGGACTCTGACGTCACCACGGCGGCTAATTCGACGGTGGATAGACCGCCGTCTCGCGGAGGGGAAACATCGTCATCACCTCCCATACAGGGGGAGACAAGCATCACTGGTAGGTCCTCGGCTGAGGACGTGCACGGGTGCATACCCGATAAGCCGTCAGTCAACCGGCAACTGTTACCGCTACAACGTGGCCAGTACGTTAATCCAGCCATCGCCCTCCAGATGATGTGGCAACAACGCCAGGCGTTACAACTTCAAGCCGCCGCGCAATTCAATCCGTTTGTGACTCAAATCGACACTGAAACATTCTTAAAGCATCAATCGCTTCAATTAAAAGGAAGGGTAACTCCTAACCCACATGGGTCACCCCTTCCACCGATGACGTCACAGTTTCCTCCGTTCTACCCAATGCACCCTATGGTACCTGCCGATCCAGCAATTCTCGCTTCTCTCTACGGGATGAAGATCGTACCAGTGTACCGATGA